From one Coffea eugenioides isolate CCC68of chromosome 11, Ceug_1.0, whole genome shotgun sequence genomic stretch:
- the LOC113751918 gene encoding uncharacterized protein LOC113751918, with amino-acid sequence MMLNPKKCVFGVTSGKFLGYLVSSRGIEANPDKVRAIQEMSPPRSIREMQMLTRRLATLNRFLSLIPSPPPNAYLASARGQAVLYLSAAAEAVSAVLIREEGVQIPVYYVSRVLRGPETRQVLSRPEASGHLTKWAIELGEYDLSYEPRTAIKAQALADFLAELTFDEMNKSTPATAEPQQWILHVDGSSNSEDSGAGLLLEDPQGEVCSYALRFDFAASNNEAEYEAVIAGLQLARKLGAGHILIYSDSQLVVCQILGEYEAREEVMHRYHAKVHQLIAHFESFEIQRIPRSQNKRADALSRLASTSFSDLNKSVLVEVLAEPRYLEEVVCPVYPGDTWMGLLIRFLSRGELPDDRAESRKFQRKAARYAL; translated from the exons ATGATGTTAAATCCCAAGAAATGTGTCTTTGGGGTCACCTCgggaaaatttttgggttaCCTCGTCTCAAGTCGAGGCATTGAAGCTAATCCAGATAAAGTGAGAGCGATCCAGGAAATGTCTCCACCTCGGTCCATCCGTGAGATGCAGATGCTCACAAGGCGGTTGGCAACCCTGAACCGGTTCCTGTCGCT AATACCTTCACCACCTCCCAACGCTTACCTCGCCTCGGCCAGGGGACAAGCTGTTTTGTACCTGTCTGCCGCGGCCGAAGCAGTAAGCGCAGTGCTGATAAGGGAGGAGGGTGTACAAATACCAGTCTATTATGTCAGCCGAGTCCTCCGGGGTCCAGAAACCAG GCAAGTCTTATCACGGCCGGAGGCTTCCGGACACCTTACTAAATGGGCCATTGAGTTGGGAGAGTACGACCTGTCTTACGAACCTCGGACGGCTATCAAAGCTCAAGCCCTGGCGGATTTTTTGGCCGAACTCACGTTCGATGAGATGAATAAGTCAACCCCGGCCACCGCTGAGCCTCAGCAGTGGATTCTGCATGTGGATGGCTCGTCTAACAGTGAGGATAGTGGAGCAGGTTTGCTCCTCGAAGACCCTCAGGGAGAGGTGTGCTCATATGCCTTAAGGTTTGACTTCGCTGCTTCTAACAACGAAGCCGAATACGAGGCAGTCATTGCCGGACTCCAGCTAGCCCGCAAACTCGGCGCTGGGCACATCTTGATTTACAGTGACTCCCAACTCGTCGTGTGCCAGATATTGGGTGAATATGAGGCCAGAGAAGAGGTCATGCATCGCTACCATGCCAAGGTCCACCAGTTGATCGCACACTTCGAgtctttcgaaatccaaaggATACCACGGTCACAGAACAAACGAGCTGACGCCCTCTCTCGGCTCGCCTCCACCTCGTTCTCTGACTTGAACAAGTCGGTACTCGTGGAAGTCTTAGCCGAGCCGAGATACTTAGAAGAAGTCGTGTGCCCCGTTTACCCCGGTGACACCTGGATGGGCCTCTTAATCCGATTTCTCAGTCGGGGGGAGCTCCCTGATGACCGAGCTGAATCGAGAAAGTTTCAGCGTAAAGCAGCTCGGTACGCTCTCTGA
- the LOC113753470 gene encoding putative oxidoreductase TDA3 isoform X1, with product MLANKSFVGFCRIDQFVKLQKNSTSSLSHRWFPMDPQPEPVSYICGDAQQRKKVVVCGGGVIGVCTAYFLSKKGAVVTLIEKSSVACAASGKAGGFLALDWCDGGSLSSLARASFNLHRLLSEELNGPQSYGYRPLTTLSLDITEASSSSGSPLYKSQGPKLPSWVDGPAKSPRILGTTETTAQVHPKLFTKTLLNKAVEEYGLEVVTGKLEEVEVAEGRVKAVVLERGTRIEADAVVLALGPWTSKLPLLRSSFRVSGLKAHSIILEPKDPDAITPHALFLSYYSSQGGKPMDPEIYPRPTGEVYICGMSAGAEVPDDPEQISPVPESIRVLKRVASNVSSHLAESEVTVKAAQACFLPCTDDGMPVIGEMPSVKGCFVGTGHSCWGILNGPATGASLAELVLDGHSSIVDITPFSPSRFAFAR from the exons ATGTTAGCTAATAAATCTTTTGTGGGTTTTTGTAGGATTGATCAGTTCGTCAAGCTACAGAAAAATTCAA CCAGTTCACTTTCTCACCGCTGGTTTCCAATGGATCCTCAACCTGAGCCAGTGAGCTACATCTGTGGAG ATGCTCAACAACGTAAAAAAGTGGTGGTTTGTGGTGGTGGAGTCATCGGAGTCTGCACTGCATACTTCTTATCCAAAAAGGGCGCAGTCGTAACATTAATTGAGAAATCCTCCGTTGCCTGCGCTGCCTCAGGCAAGGCTGGAGGCTTCCTTGCCCTTGATTGGTGCGACGGTGGGTCCCTGTCATCCCTTGCACGTGCCAGTTTCAATCTCCACCGGTTACTGTCCGAAGAGCTCAATGGTCCCCAGTCTTACGGTTACCGTCCCCTCACTACTCTGAGTCTAGACATCACTGAAGCTTCATCATCTTCTGGAAGCCCGTTGTATAAAAGCCAAGGCCCAAAACTCCCTTCTTGGGTTGATGGCCCAGCTAAAAGCCCCAGGATTCTTGGTACTACTGAGACAACGGCCCAAGTGCATCCTAAGCTCTTCACCAAAACGCTTTTGAACAAGGCGGTTGAGGAATATGGCCTCGAGGTGGTGACAGGGAAGCTGGAGGAGGTGGAGGTGGCTGAGGGAAGAGTGAAGGCGGTGGTGCTGGAGAGAGGGACAAGGATCGAGGCTGATGCTGTTGTGCTGGCTCTTGGGCCTTGGACAAGTAAATTGCCCCTGTTAAGGTCCTCATTTAGGGTGTCTGGGCTTAAAGCCCACAGTATCATCTTGGAACCGAAAGATCCTGATGCTATTACTCCGCATGCACTGTTTCTGAGTTATTATTCGTCCCAAGGTGGGAAACCTATGGACCCAGAAATCTATCCTCGTCCAACAGGGGAAGTATACATCTGTGGGATGTCAGCTGGGGCTGAGGTTCCAGATGATCCAGAGCAAATATCACCAGTCCCAGAATCCATAAGAGTGCTCAAGAGAGTGGCTAGCAATGTGTCAAGCCATCTAGCGGAAAGTGAAGTAACAGTAAAGGCAGCACAAGCATGCTTTTTGCCGTGCACGGATGATGGAATGCCAGTTATAGGCGAAATGCCTAGCGTAAAGGGGTGTTTTGTTGGGACTGGACATAGCTGTTGGGGGATCCTGAATGGCCCTGCCACTGGTGCCTCCTTGGCTGAGCTTGTGCTTGATGGTCATTCTAGCATTGTTGATATTACCCCGTTTAGTCCGTCTAGATTTGCTTTTGCTAGGTAG
- the LOC113753470 gene encoding putative oxidoreductase TDA3 isoform X2, producing MDPQPEPVSYICGDAQQRKKVVVCGGGVIGVCTAYFLSKKGAVVTLIEKSSVACAASGKAGGFLALDWCDGGSLSSLARASFNLHRLLSEELNGPQSYGYRPLTTLSLDITEASSSSGSPLYKSQGPKLPSWVDGPAKSPRILGTTETTAQVHPKLFTKTLLNKAVEEYGLEVVTGKLEEVEVAEGRVKAVVLERGTRIEADAVVLALGPWTSKLPLLRSSFRVSGLKAHSIILEPKDPDAITPHALFLSYYSSQGGKPMDPEIYPRPTGEVYICGMSAGAEVPDDPEQISPVPESIRVLKRVASNVSSHLAESEVTVKAAQACFLPCTDDGMPVIGEMPSVKGCFVGTGHSCWGILNGPATGASLAELVLDGHSSIVDITPFSPSRFAFAR from the exons ATGGATCCTCAACCTGAGCCAGTGAGCTACATCTGTGGAG ATGCTCAACAACGTAAAAAAGTGGTGGTTTGTGGTGGTGGAGTCATCGGAGTCTGCACTGCATACTTCTTATCCAAAAAGGGCGCAGTCGTAACATTAATTGAGAAATCCTCCGTTGCCTGCGCTGCCTCAGGCAAGGCTGGAGGCTTCCTTGCCCTTGATTGGTGCGACGGTGGGTCCCTGTCATCCCTTGCACGTGCCAGTTTCAATCTCCACCGGTTACTGTCCGAAGAGCTCAATGGTCCCCAGTCTTACGGTTACCGTCCCCTCACTACTCTGAGTCTAGACATCACTGAAGCTTCATCATCTTCTGGAAGCCCGTTGTATAAAAGCCAAGGCCCAAAACTCCCTTCTTGGGTTGATGGCCCAGCTAAAAGCCCCAGGATTCTTGGTACTACTGAGACAACGGCCCAAGTGCATCCTAAGCTCTTCACCAAAACGCTTTTGAACAAGGCGGTTGAGGAATATGGCCTCGAGGTGGTGACAGGGAAGCTGGAGGAGGTGGAGGTGGCTGAGGGAAGAGTGAAGGCGGTGGTGCTGGAGAGAGGGACAAGGATCGAGGCTGATGCTGTTGTGCTGGCTCTTGGGCCTTGGACAAGTAAATTGCCCCTGTTAAGGTCCTCATTTAGGGTGTCTGGGCTTAAAGCCCACAGTATCATCTTGGAACCGAAAGATCCTGATGCTATTACTCCGCATGCACTGTTTCTGAGTTATTATTCGTCCCAAGGTGGGAAACCTATGGACCCAGAAATCTATCCTCGTCCAACAGGGGAAGTATACATCTGTGGGATGTCAGCTGGGGCTGAGGTTCCAGATGATCCAGAGCAAATATCACCAGTCCCAGAATCCATAAGAGTGCTCAAGAGAGTGGCTAGCAATGTGTCAAGCCATCTAGCGGAAAGTGAAGTAACAGTAAAGGCAGCACAAGCATGCTTTTTGCCGTGCACGGATGATGGAATGCCAGTTATAGGCGAAATGCCTAGCGTAAAGGGGTGTTTTGTTGGGACTGGACATAGCTGTTGGGGGATCCTGAATGGCCCTGCCACTGGTGCCTCCTTGGCTGAGCTTGTGCTTGATGGTCATTCTAGCATTGTTGATATTACCCCGTTTAGTCCGTCTAGATTTGCTTTTGCTAGGTAG